A portion of the Verrucomicrobiota bacterium genome contains these proteins:
- a CDS encoding alkaline phosphatase D family protein, producing the protein MKSLKRFLLQTLFLIGTLSSSAQNLAPLQDGVTRSWIGPEYFTNPLMNWRLSNGRIENTHGGWVNEVHALTHQLKEGNGDFSMRVRLGLMEGQSSSQNSPGFVGFKFGAVGHRNDYRSNILHDLESGFAEELIQEPPLQAGFSTDGRLLIGSAFSESLLNSTHMKDAVLELNVVYAAKVAKVRLTVSVSGKEIAFLESAIERESLSGNVALACHGLNPPMRKRRDANDLNHPKFWFSDWELSGEKFSSHPEQTFGPILWSQYTLHNNTLKLMAFFVPMEDEAKQTAELQVRSGSRWSTVAKSTIEPLSRAALFRVDDWDSTIDHDYRVTYRWNSTDGEALASWSGTVRKDPMDKETIVMVGLSCSHSELFPNQFLVENLLLQDPDLVFFSGDQIYETNGGYWTVLATEKEEVPRATLNYLGKFWLSILGFRDLLKDRPTVMVPDDHDVFSNDLWGKSGMAMGKDRCWGGYRMHPDWVNMVEYTQMGNRPDPYDPTPIEQGIRVYTTSLDVGGVSFALINDRKFKSAPGDVIDAMEPLFAMRGERNIPVMDTINEKEFDTRNLDREDLQILGERQLDFLRDWAQNGAALRAVLHQSPFCQPHHLMLADMDSNGWPQAGRNRALEVIREANAVMVNGDLHFASLVQQGIDDWEDAGWSFTLPAVLTQTHRAWRPGVQDKFFP; encoded by the coding sequence ATGAAGTCCCTGAAACGTTTCCTTCTCCAGACACTTTTCCTGATAGGGACTTTGTCGTCCTCTGCTCAAAACTTAGCGCCTCTTCAAGATGGTGTAACACGGAGCTGGATTGGTCCGGAATACTTCACCAATCCGTTGATGAACTGGAGGCTTTCTAACGGTCGAATCGAAAACACCCATGGGGGTTGGGTGAACGAAGTGCATGCACTGACTCACCAGTTAAAGGAGGGAAATGGAGATTTTTCAATGCGGGTGCGCCTGGGGCTTATGGAAGGGCAAAGCAGTTCGCAGAATTCGCCTGGCTTTGTGGGCTTCAAATTTGGAGCAGTAGGCCATCGGAATGACTATCGGTCGAATATATTGCACGACCTGGAAAGTGGCTTTGCGGAAGAATTGATTCAGGAGCCACCGCTGCAGGCCGGCTTCTCTACGGATGGGCGTCTGCTTATAGGCTCAGCATTCTCGGAGTCCTTACTCAATTCAACCCACATGAAGGACGCCGTGCTGGAACTCAACGTTGTCTATGCGGCCAAAGTAGCCAAGGTGCGATTGACGGTTTCTGTTTCAGGCAAAGAAATAGCTTTTCTGGAATCGGCAATCGAGCGGGAATCCCTGAGCGGAAACGTGGCCCTCGCGTGTCACGGACTTAATCCTCCCATGCGCAAGCGGCGCGATGCCAATGACCTGAACCATCCGAAGTTCTGGTTTTCCGACTGGGAGCTTAGCGGAGAAAAATTCAGCTCCCATCCGGAGCAAACGTTCGGGCCGATTCTCTGGTCTCAATATACGCTGCATAACAACACGCTGAAACTGATGGCCTTTTTCGTGCCTATGGAGGACGAGGCGAAGCAGACGGCGGAACTGCAGGTCCGTTCCGGTTCGCGGTGGAGCACCGTCGCAAAAAGCACTATTGAACCCTTGTCCCGCGCCGCTCTTTTCCGGGTGGATGACTGGGACAGCACTATCGACCACGACTACCGGGTAACCTACCGCTGGAACTCAACTGACGGGGAAGCCCTGGCTAGCTGGAGCGGAACGGTTCGCAAGGATCCGATGGATAAGGAAACTATTGTTATGGTCGGCTTGTCCTGTTCGCACTCGGAATTGTTTCCCAATCAATTTCTGGTGGAAAACCTCCTTCTTCAGGATCCCGACCTGGTCTTCTTTTCGGGAGACCAGATCTACGAAACAAATGGGGGTTATTGGACGGTCCTGGCCACCGAAAAAGAGGAGGTTCCGAGAGCGACGCTCAATTATCTGGGTAAGTTCTGGCTCTCGATACTTGGTTTTCGCGATCTGTTGAAGGACCGTCCGACGGTCATGGTTCCGGACGATCACGACGTCTTTTCGAACGACCTTTGGGGAAAGTCTGGCATGGCGATGGGCAAGGATCGTTGTTGGGGTGGTTATCGTATGCACCCGGATTGGGTCAATATGGTGGAATACACCCAGATGGGTAACCGTCCGGATCCTTACGATCCAACACCAATAGAACAGGGTATCCGTGTTTACACTACCAGTCTGGACGTGGGCGGCGTCAGTTTCGCACTGATCAATGACCGGAAATTCAAGTCGGCTCCAGGGGATGTGATCGACGCCATGGAACCGCTATTTGCCATGCGTGGGGAACGAAATATTCCGGTGATGGACACGATCAATGAAAAGGAATTTGATACACGAAACCTGGACAGGGAAGATCTTCAAATATTAGGCGAACGTCAGCTTGATTTCCTCAGGGATTGGGCTCAAAACGGAGCCGCTCTCCGGGCTGTACTCCATCAGTCCCCCTTTTGTCAGCCTCACCATTTGATGCTGGCCGACATGGATTCCAATGGCTGGCCGCAAGCAGGACGCAATCGGGCCCTGGAAGTGATTCGTGAGGCCAATGCAG
- a CDS encoding arylsulfatase, whose protein sequence is MRPKLFLIIFLLTSVWALGSRPNVVFVMTDDQGYGDLACTGNPILQTPFLDALHNESVRFTDYHVSPTCAPTRGALMSGHYTNRAGPWHTIMGRSFLRPEALTFGQVFADNGYSTGMFGKWHLGDNYPYRPEDRGFQEVVYHGGGGVGQTPDYWDNSYFDDTYIHNGKSQKYQGYCTDVYFQEATRFIGESISQEKPFMAYIVTNAPHSPFHSPDKYWKPYTGKGISDEEAIFFGMIANTDENVGQLRAYLEEKGVSDNTIFIFTTDNGTATGQNIYNAGMRGRKASEYDGGHRVPFFLHWPEGKLAEARDIDQLTAHIDVLPTLIELCGLNYPLDYSFDGRSLAPLLYKNPTPWPDRTIITDSQRVRDPIKWRMSSTMTGQWRLINGTELYDIKKDRGQETDVSSRYPEVVKRLRSDYEKWWASISPGFEKETRIVVGNSAENPALLTGHDWITNDELTPWHQAYIRGGKPGTGTWYLEVDQAGRYEINLTRWPPSLGLSLQSDLSPGKPVPGLTAFREEPGKAIAIHSAILETNKDRHELKIDSGSHAARFVLDLDKGPVDLTGTFLHGPDSTPLGAYYATVRRL, encoded by the coding sequence ATGCGACCAAAACTGTTTTTAATTATTTTCCTATTAACGAGTGTGTGGGCATTGGGCAGCCGCCCAAATGTGGTCTTTGTCATGACGGACGATCAGGGGTACGGCGATCTGGCCTGCACCGGGAATCCCATTTTGCAGACCCCTTTCCTGGATGCGCTCCATAATGAGAGCGTCCGTTTCACCGACTATCATGTCAGTCCGACCTGTGCTCCCACACGCGGGGCGTTGATGAGTGGTCATTACACCAACCGAGCCGGACCCTGGCATACTATTATGGGACGTTCCTTCCTACGTCCGGAAGCCCTTACCTTCGGGCAAGTGTTCGCTGACAACGGCTATTCCACCGGGATGTTCGGCAAATGGCATTTGGGGGACAACTATCCTTACCGTCCCGAAGATCGTGGATTCCAGGAAGTAGTTTACCACGGCGGCGGTGGAGTAGGCCAAACTCCGGATTATTGGGACAACTCTTATTTCGACGACACTTATATCCACAATGGCAAGTCTCAGAAATACCAAGGCTACTGCACAGACGTCTATTTTCAGGAGGCCACGCGTTTTATCGGAGAGAGTATATCCCAGGAAAAACCGTTCATGGCTTACATTGTCACCAATGCTCCCCATTCACCCTTCCACAGTCCGGATAAATACTGGAAGCCTTATACCGGAAAAGGGATATCGGATGAGGAAGCCATTTTCTTTGGCATGATCGCCAACACCGACGAGAACGTTGGTCAGCTGCGCGCTTATCTGGAGGAAAAAGGAGTGTCGGATAATACCATTTTCATTTTTACCACGGATAACGGAACTGCCACTGGCCAGAATATTTACAACGCAGGAATGAGAGGTCGCAAAGCCAGCGAGTATGACGGTGGACACCGGGTGCCGTTTTTCCTCCATTGGCCTGAAGGAAAATTGGCCGAAGCCAGGGACATTGACCAACTGACCGCGCATATCGATGTGCTTCCCACCTTGATAGAATTGTGCGGCTTGAATTATCCCTTGGACTACAGTTTCGATGGTCGTTCTTTGGCACCTTTGCTTTATAAAAATCCCACACCTTGGCCGGATCGCACCATTATTACCGACTCGCAGCGCGTACGCGATCCCATCAAGTGGCGTATGTCATCCACCATGACAGGGCAGTGGCGGTTAATTAACGGCACGGAACTTTATGACATTAAAAAAGATCGAGGCCAGGAAACCGATGTTTCTTCCAGGTATCCGGAAGTGGTGAAACGCTTACGGTCAGACTATGAGAAATGGTGGGCTAGTATTTCACCGGGGTTTGAAAAAGAAACGCGCATCGTGGTTGGAAACTCAGCCGAAAATCCCGCACTACTAACCGGTCACGATTGGATTACGAATGACGAGCTTACGCCCTGGCATCAGGCTTATATACGCGGTGGAAAACCTGGTACGGGAACCTGGTATTTGGAGGTAGATCAAGCGGGTCGTTATGAAATTAATCTTACTCGTTGGCCTCCGTCCTTGGGTCTTTCTCTTCAGTCCGACCTTTCGCCTGGAAAACCTGTACCCGGTCTCACCGCTTTCCGCGAAGAGCCTGGAAAGGCCATTGCCATTCATTCTGCTATTCTTGAAACCAATAAGGACAGGCACGAATTGAAAATTGACTCCGGGAGCCACGCTGCCCGTTTTGTTCTGGATTTGGATAAAGGACCGGTAGACTTGACGGGGACATTTCTGCATGGACCAGACAGCACTCCCCTTGGCGCCTACTACGCCACGGTTCGCCGACTGTAA
- a CDS encoding alpha-L-fucosidase, which produces MMSFNISTVYTRNLVRLLLIGVVSLIWVSNASAETVRSKEQMDKLWGEIAKKNIHVDKDYQWYPDSKFAMFIHWGLYSDPAGIWEGEKYFGISEWLMYRAKIPAKHYEMLASSFNPVNFDADAIAQLAVDAGMKYIVITSKHHDGFAMFHSKASPYNVVDATPYAKDPIKLLAEACKRHGLKLGFYYSQSQDWHEKDAIGNDWDFEESEKNFENYLYGKVIPQVKEILTQYGEIGLIWFDTPQGISEKDVVKLKELVESLQPNCLINSRIGQGLGDFETLGDSQIPDYLKEGLWESIDTHNNSWAYSVLDNNWKTDTEIIDRFIRVLCKGGNFMFNIGPKGDGSVPQESLTILREVGKWVHRNAEAIYGSRPVDMGNQVWVEATQKPGKTYLFIRDWPTDGRVWLPGLTGEIEKASFLVNTQALSIGQSGKDRFLQVPSVSPDPKATVIVLDHSEPISFNAKQWVVPSKTNEFLAVKGKRKGVEYTEKVRWMEIFGDWQHFPILHEWEKKGSSAEWEFYSPETGQYILEIEYSCDMDSDLKEGLIGIDGDMRTFVPVYTGDTWDQQETEILRPMPRYMTRRIGLINIAKKGNHSLKIQLDDEDNGGWIRLSKIILTPAI; this is translated from the coding sequence ATGATGTCTTTCAATATTTCTACAGTATACACAAGAAATCTGGTCCGCTTACTTCTTATCGGAGTTGTAAGCTTAATCTGGGTATCAAATGCCTCTGCTGAAACCGTCAGGAGCAAGGAGCAAATGGACAAGCTTTGGGGAGAAATCGCAAAAAAGAATATTCACGTCGACAAGGATTACCAATGGTATCCGGACTCCAAGTTCGCCATGTTCATTCATTGGGGGCTTTATTCCGATCCTGCCGGGATCTGGGAGGGCGAAAAGTATTTCGGAATCAGCGAGTGGTTGATGTATCGTGCCAAGATTCCGGCGAAGCATTATGAGATGTTGGCCTCATCCTTCAATCCGGTCAATTTTGACGCCGATGCAATCGCTCAATTGGCGGTGGATGCCGGCATGAAATACATCGTGATTACTTCCAAGCATCATGATGGATTTGCCATGTTTCACTCCAAGGCCTCCCCCTACAACGTGGTGGACGCTACGCCCTACGCTAAAGATCCCATCAAACTGCTGGCTGAGGCCTGTAAACGCCATGGTCTAAAACTGGGATTCTATTATTCACAGTCCCAGGATTGGCATGAGAAGGATGCCATCGGAAATGATTGGGATTTTGAGGAAAGCGAAAAGAATTTTGAAAATTACCTGTATGGAAAAGTAATCCCTCAAGTGAAGGAAATCCTTACCCAGTATGGTGAGATTGGTCTTATCTGGTTTGATACGCCCCAGGGGATTTCAGAAAAAGACGTCGTTAAGCTAAAGGAATTGGTCGAGTCTTTGCAGCCAAACTGTCTAATCAATAGTCGAATAGGCCAGGGCCTCGGCGATTTCGAAACCTTGGGAGACAGCCAGATACCGGATTACTTGAAAGAAGGCTTGTGGGAAAGTATCGATACGCACAATAATTCATGGGCTTACAGTGTGCTGGATAACAATTGGAAGACGGATACTGAGATCATCGATCGTTTCATCCGGGTCCTTTGCAAGGGAGGAAATTTCATGTTTAACATCGGCCCCAAGGGCGATGGCAGCGTGCCGCAAGAATCCCTGACTATTCTACGCGAAGTGGGGAAATGGGTACATCGCAATGCAGAAGCCATCTATGGTTCCAGGCCTGTCGATATGGGGAATCAGGTGTGGGTTGAGGCGACTCAAAAACCGGGGAAAACCTATTTATTCATTCGTGACTGGCCAACAGACGGCAGAGTTTGGTTACCCGGATTGACGGGCGAAATCGAAAAAGCCAGTTTCCTTGTAAATACTCAAGCCTTGAGCATTGGGCAGAGTGGAAAGGATCGTTTCCTGCAGGTGCCATCCGTTTCACCGGATCCTAAGGCTACCGTTATAGTTCTGGATCATAGCGAACCCATTTCGTTCAATGCGAAACAGTGGGTTGTTCCCAGTAAGACCAACGAATTCTTGGCCGTTAAAGGAAAGCGCAAGGGGGTCGAATACACGGAGAAAGTCCGCTGGATGGAGATCTTTGGTGATTGGCAGCATTTCCCCATCCTGCATGAATGGGAAAAGAAAGGCAGCAGTGCTGAATGGGAGTTTTACTCACCTGAAACTGGGCAGTACATTCTGGAAATTGAATACTCCTGTGACATGGATTCTGACTTGAAGGAAGGTCTGATAGGCATCGATGGCGACATGCGTACTTTTGTTCCCGTTTACACGGGTGATACTTGGGATCAGCAAGAAACTGAAATTCTGCGTCCCATGCCGCGTTATATGACCCGGCGTATCGGGCTCATCAACATCGCAAAAAAGGGAAATCACAGTTTGAAGATCCAGTTGGATGATGAGGACAACGGCGGTTGGATACGCTTGTCCAAAATAATACTTACACCGGCTATTTAA